The Acidimicrobiia bacterium genome has a segment encoding these proteins:
- the atpB gene encoding F0F1 ATP synthase subunit A, whose product MVDQLILASECDVANEVICAPADVKELFELPTIFHIGELAITRTILLIFLAAFIVLAILYFGLRKGSVVPSKFQAVVESLVQFVRKDVAEDIIGPDGVKYAPYLTAMFLFLLVGNLFEVTPLVNFPITSRMAIPAFLAIVTYVIFVFVGFKKNGFRYLTDIIWPKSVPIGLRWLVGVIELFSTFILRPLTLAVRLFANLVAGHLMLTLLLGSGAIFIWNFADAGAKSLVGVAWFAFGLGIYLFEIVVAVLQAYIFTLLSAVYIQSSVHPEH is encoded by the coding sequence ATGGTTGACCAACTGATCCTGGCTAGTGAATGCGATGTCGCCAACGAGGTGATCTGCGCCCCTGCCGACGTCAAAGAGCTCTTCGAGCTCCCCACCATCTTCCACATCGGCGAGCTCGCCATCACCCGAACCATTCTCCTGATCTTCCTGGCCGCCTTCATTGTGCTGGCCATTCTCTACTTCGGGCTCCGCAAAGGAAGCGTGGTCCCTTCCAAGTTTCAGGCCGTCGTCGAGAGCCTCGTCCAGTTCGTGCGGAAGGATGTGGCGGAAGACATCATCGGACCGGATGGCGTCAAGTACGCCCCCTACCTGACCGCCATGTTCCTGTTCCTGCTGGTCGGCAACCTCTTTGAGGTCACCCCGCTGGTCAACTTCCCGATCACCTCCCGGATGGCGATCCCCGCCTTTTTGGCCATCGTCACTTATGTGATCTTCGTGTTCGTCGGTTTCAAGAAGAACGGCTTCCGCTACCTCACCGACATCATTTGGCCCAAGTCGGTTCCCATCGGGTTGCGCTGGCTGGTCGGCGTCATCGAGTTGTTTTCGACCTTCATTTTGCGGCCGCTCACCCTGGCGGTGCGGCTCTTCGCCAACCTGGTGGCCGGCCACCTCATGTTGACCCTGCTGCTCGGTTCCGGCGCCATCTTCATCTGGAACTTCGCCGATGCCGGCGCCAAGAGCCTGGTGGGCGTCGCCTGGTTCGCTTTCGGCCTCGGTATCTACCTGTTCGAGATCGTCGTGGCGGTTCTGCAGGCCTACATCTTCACGCTGTTATCCGCCGTCTACATTCAGTCTTCAGTTCACCCAGAGCACTAA